Sequence from the Fusobacterium periodonticum ATCC 33693 genome:
TCTTCATCAGTAGCTTCTCTTACATCAGCAACTTCTACTTCAAATAATAAGTTTCTTCCAGAGAATGGATGGTTAGAGTCAGTATAAACTTTATCTCCATCAATTTCTGTTATAACAGCTACCATTTCACTTCCATCTTCTAATTCTACTACAAATTCCATTCCTTCATAGATATCTTCAAAATCTGCAAAATCAGCTTTTGTTAACTCTTCAACTAATTCTTCATCATAGTCTCCATAAGCTTCTTCCATAGGTATTTCAATTGTTGTTTTGTATCCTTTTGATCTGCTATCTAATGCAGCTTCTATTTTTGGTAGAAATAAGCCCATACCTTGAATATAATAATAAGGACCTAATTCAGCTGTATCTTCTAATAATTCCTTTGTATCTGCATCATACACTTTATAATCCAATGCTACAACTTTGTTTTCACCTATTTTCATTATACCACCTCTTTTTTAGTTTATACTCTTAGCATATCATATATTTTGTAAAAAGAAAATACCTATTTTAGAAACATATTTCTTTTTACAATTTCAATATTTTCCTTTGATGTTAATCTCTCTAAAATTAATAGTGATAAGTCTAGAGCATTAGCTGGTCCTGAACAGGTAAATATATTTTTATCTGCAACAATTTCTTTTTCCTCAGTAATGACATCATATTTTTTCAATTGATTAAAATATCTTTTGTTATCTAAAAGATAAGTTGTCACCTTCTTATTTTTTATTTCTCCTGTTTCAACTAAATTAATAACTCCTGTACAGATAGCTACAATAATTTTATTATTTTCAGAAAAATGTTTAACTAATTTTTTAAAGATTTCATTTTCCTTATCCTTAAAGAAATTAGCTCCACCGAAGCCACCTGGTATAACTAGAGCGTCATAAGAGAAAAACTCTTCTATATTGCTTTCCATAACAAGCTTTTCTGCTTTTAAAACTCCTCCCCAAGTACATTTAATCTCTTCCTTATATGAAATTGTTTCCACCTTTATATTTCTAAATTCTTTTAATCCTACAACATTATTCCAGCCAAAGACATCTGTAAAACTTGCTATTTCAAAAAGTTCTGCTCCTTCAAATAGAAATACTGCTATTTTTTTCATATTTCACCTTTTCTTTCTCATTTTTCTCAATTATATTTTATTCTATACTAAATTACAATTAATTTTTCAAAATTAATAAAATATAGTATAATAAGGTTATTAAAAATTATTTTAGGAGGACTTTAATGAAACCAGAAGTTAGAGATGTGATAAATAATATTAACAGATTTATCCAAGAACAAAAATATATTGATGTTAGTAGCAATTTAAAAACAGAAGAAAATGTTGTGGCTAGAAATTTAGATGGAAAATCTCCTGAAGTTGCAGCTGAAGTTATGGAAAACTTAGAGCTTATCTGTAAGGAAATTTCTCAAGTTCACAATGCTGGACAAGCTGATGAATACACAGAAAGATATTACTATTTAAGTGACAAATTCTATACTGATATGAAACAATTTAAGATAGATTTTTTTATCAGTAAATAAAAATTTTACTTGTATTTAACAAAAAAAC
This genomic interval carries:
- a CDS encoding FKBP-type peptidyl-prolyl cis-trans isomerase; translation: MKIGENKVVALDYKVYDADTKELLEDTAELGPYYYIQGMGLFLPKIEAALDSRSKGYKTTIEIPMEEAYGDYDEELVEELTKADFADFEDIYEGMEFVVELEDGSEMVAVITEIDGDKVYTDSNHPFSGRNLLFEVEVADVREATDEELDHGHVHEYENEE
- a CDS encoding DJ-1/PfpI family protein produces the protein MKKIAVFLFEGAELFEIASFTDVFGWNNVVGLKEFRNIKVETISYKEEIKCTWGGVLKAEKLVMESNIEEFFSYDALVIPGGFGGANFFKDKENEIFKKLVKHFSENNKIIVAICTGVINLVETGEIKNKKVTTYLLDNKRYFNQLKKYDVITEEKEIVADKNIFTCSGPANALDLSLLILERLTSKENIEIVKRNMFLK